Proteins co-encoded in one Setaria viridis chromosome 9, Setaria_viridis_v4.0, whole genome shotgun sequence genomic window:
- the LOC117838142 gene encoding GDSL esterase/lipase At1g28600 yields the protein MAPLSRLLVAVALLHAAAAAATASNVHGDHRNRKPRYDRVFSFGDSLTDTGNALHLSPSGGGPASRPPYGETFFRRPTGRASDGRLVVDFIVEALGLPHPTPYLAGKAAADFRRGVNFAVGGATALDVHFFESRGLAPFVPVSLNNQTSWLKNVLQLFGSAKEQRKITSTSLFLVGEIGVNDYFIAALGRNRTVGEVKAFVPRIVAAIRSVVTDVIATGASTVVVPGMIPLGCEPQLLAQYKGTVGAGGYDPESGCLTRLNGLAELHNRELRRVLAGLRRAHPGTAIVYADLYRTVTDLVVSPAKYGFRSRPLVACCGGGGGAYNFDDTAFCGAVGTAACADPSEYVSWDGVHFTEAANRRIACAVLEGSHGADAPTLSNSWATMEAWRRRIGCV from the exons ATGGCGCCACTTTCCCGCCTCCTCGTGGCCGTGGcgctcctccacgccgccgccgccgcggcaaccGCCTCTAACGTCCACGGTGACCACCGCAACCGCAAGCCACGCTACGATCGCGTCTTCAGCTTCGGCGACTCCCTCACCGATACCGGGAACGCGCTGCACCTCTCGCCCAGCGGCGGAGGGCCCGCGAGCCGGCCGCCCTACGGCGAGACCTTCTTCCGTCGCCCTACCGGCCGCGCATCCGACGGCCGGCTCGTCGTCGACTTCATCG TTGAGGCGCTTGGCTTACCGCACCCGACGCCGTACCTCGccgggaaggcggcggcggatttCCGCCGCGGCGTGAACTTCGCGGTGGGCGGGGCGACGGCGCTTGACGTGCACTTCTTCGAGAGCAGAGGACTGGCGCCGTTCGTGCCCGTCTCTCTTAACAACCAGACAAGCTGGCTCAAGAATGTTTTACAGCTTTTTGGCTCAGCTAAAG AGCAGAGGaagatcacgtcgacgtccctCTTCCTCGTCGGAGAGATCGGGGTCAACGACTACTTCATCGCCGCCCTCGGCCGGAACCGCACCGTCGGCGAGGTGAAGGCCTTCGTGCCGCGCATAGTTGCTGCCATCCGTTCGGTCGTCACC GACGTGATCGCCACCGGAGCAAGCACGGTGGTGGTCCCGGGGATGATCCCGCTGGGCTGCGAGCCGCAGCTGCTCGCGCAGTACAAGGgcaccgtcggcgccggcggctacgACCCGGAGTCCGGCTGCCTCACGCGCCTCAACGGCCTCGCCGAGCTGCACAACCGCGAGCTGCGCCGCGtgctcgccggcctccgccgcgcccaccCCGGCACGGCCATCGTCTACGCCGACCTCTACCGGACCGTCACCGACCTCGTCGTGTCTCCCGCCAAATACG GTTTCAGGAGCAGGCCGTTGGTggcgtgctgcggcggcggtggcggcgcgtaCAACTTCGACGACACCGCGTTCTGCGGCGCGGTGGGGACGGCGGCGTGCGCGGACCCGTCGGAGTACGTGTCCTGGGACGGGGTGCACTTCACAGAGGCCGCCAACAGGCGCATCGCCTGCGCCGTGCTCGAGGGGTCTCACGGCGCCGACGCGCCGACGCTGTCCAACTCATGGGCCACGATGGAGGCTTGGCGTCGTAGGATTGGCTGCGTCTAG